The following proteins come from a genomic window of Phacochoerus africanus isolate WHEZ1 chromosome 9, ROS_Pafr_v1, whole genome shotgun sequence:
- the LOC125136117 gene encoding granzyme H-like isoform X3, whose amino-acid sequence MTAHQRSPLRAGLRCRKAETQDSSINVTLGAHNIKKPEKTQQVIPVRKAIRHPDYNPKNFSNDIMLLQLERKAKLTKAVKTLGLPRAKAQVKPGQMCSVAGWGQVARGIQTSTLQEAKLRVQDDVTCEFPFPSGYYHRASQICVGNPRDMKTSFKGDSGGPLVCKNVVQGIFSYGKMDGTPPGVFTKVSHFLPWIKKTMKPL is encoded by the exons ATGACGGCTCATCAGAGGAGCCCTCTGAGAGCAGGACTAAGGTGCCGTAAAGCTGAGACACAGGACAG CTCAATCAACGTCACCCTGGGGGCCCACAACATCAAGAAGCCAGAGAAGACCCAGCAGGTGATCCCAGTGAGAAAGGCCATCCGTCACCCAGACTATAACCCTAAGAACTTCTCCAATGACATCATGTTACTGCAG CTGGAGAGAAAGGCCAAGCTGACTAAGGCTGTGAAGACCCTCGGCCTGCCCAGGGCCAAGGCCCAGGTGAAGCCGGGACAGATGTGCAGTGTGGCCGGCTGGGGGCAAGTGGCGAGGGGCATTCAAACCTCCACCCTGCAGGAGGCAAAGCTGAGGGTGCAGGACGATGTGACGTGCGAATTCCCCTTCCCCAGCGGCTATTACCACCGGGCCTCCCAGATCTGTGTGGGGAACCCGAGGGACATGAAGACCAGCTTCAAG GGCGACTCCGGCGGGCCCCTCGTGTGCAAAAATGTGGTCCAGGGTATTTTCTCCTATGGAAAAATGGATGGGACCCCTCCCGGAGTCTTTACCAAGGTTTCACACTTCCTGCCctggataaagaaaacaatgaagcCCCTCTAA
- the LOC125136510 gene encoding cathepsin G-like translates to MAWVPLFPGSLAVGGEAPWAAVGDETYHSSRRMGLTANSPAPHALPFLPLPGPQRLAGGSTGSNRLGSPPGNMQPLLLLVALLLPPGARAGEIIGGQEARPHSRPYMAYMRIQSAQGHKTCGGFLVRKDFVMTAAHCFGRQTVVILGAHNIRRFERTQQRIPVLRAIPHPRYNPQNNLNDIMLLQLANRARQNRFVRPVALPRTQARLSPGARCTVDGWGLVNLSRRTDTLQEVRLTVQRDGECRRRFRSYNGWTQMCVGDPRERKSAFFGDSGGPLVCGRVAQGIVSYGNRQGTPPAVFTRVSSFLPWIRRTMSRFQQRGQAEIPL, encoded by the exons ATGGCTTGGGTGCCTCTCTTTCCCGGATCACTGGCAGTTGGTGGGGAAGCCCCTTGGGCAGCCGTGGGTGATGAAACCTATCACAGCAGCAGGAGAATGGGACTGACCGCGAACTCTCCAGCCCCCCAcgccctccccttccttcctctcccagggCCTCAAAGGCTGGCAGGAGGAAGCACAGGCAGCAACCGACTGGGCAGCCCTCCCGGGAACATGCAGCCACTCCTGCTTCTGGTGGCCTTGCTCCTGCCACCCGGGGCTCGGGCAG GGGAGATCATCGGAGGCCAAGAGGCCAGGCCCCATTCCCGCCCCTACATGGCGTATATGCGTATCCAAAGTGCACAGGGTCATAAAACTTGTGGAGGGTTCCTGGTGCGAAAAGACTTTGTGATGACAGCAGCTCACTGCTTCGGAAG GCAAACAGTTGTCATCTTGGGAGCCCATAACATCAGGAGGTTTGAACGGACCCAGCAGCGCATACCTGTGCTCAgagccatcccccaccccagataCAATCCGCAAAATAACCTGAACGATATCATGTTACTTCAG CTGGCAAACAGAGCCAGACAAAATCGATTCGTCAGGCCAGTGGCTCTGCCTCGGACCCAAGCCAGGCTGAGTCCTGGGGCCCGGTGCACTGTGGACGGCTGGGGCCTGGTGAACCTGAGCAGGAGAACAGACACACTCCAGGAAGTGCGGCTCACAGTGCAGAGGGATGGGGAGTGCCGCCGACGCTTCAGATCCTACAATGGCTGGACCCAGATGTGTGTGGGGGATCCAAGGGAGAGAAAGTCCGCCTTCTTC GGGGACTCCGGAGGGCCCCTCGTGTGTGGCCGGGTGGCCCAGGGCATTGTCTCCTATGGAAACAGACAGGGGACACCCCCAGCAGTCTTCACCAGGGTTTCCAGCTTCCTGCCCTGGATAAGGAGAACAATGAGTCGCTTTCAACAGCGGGGCCAGGCTGAGATCCCCCTGTGA
- the LOC125136117 gene encoding granzyme H-like isoform X2, producing MQPVLLSLAFLLSPGLGRPFLAEEIIGGHEAKPHSRPYMAFVRFLDKESVKRCGGVLVRKDFVLTAAHCRGSSINVTLGAHNIKKPEKTQQVIPVRKAIRHPDYNPKNFSNDIMLLQLERKAKLTKAVKTLGLPRAKAQVKPGQMCSVAGWGQVARGIQTSTLQEAKLRVQDDVTCEFPFPSGYYHRASQICVGNPRDMKTSFKGDSGGPLVCKNVVQGIFSYGKMDGTPPGVFTKVSHFLPWIKKTMKPL from the exons ATGCAGCCAGTCCTGCTCTCATTGGCCTTTCTTCTGTCCCCCGGGCTGGGACGG CCTTTTCTTGCAGAGGAGATCATAGGGGGCCATGAGGCCAAGCCCCACTCCCGCCCCTACATGGCCTTCGTTCGGTTTCTGGACAAGGAGAGTGTGAAGAGGTGTGGCGGTGTCCTCGTGCGGAAAGACTTTGTTCTGACAGCTGCTCACTGCAGGGGAAG CTCAATCAACGTCACCCTGGGGGCCCACAACATCAAGAAGCCAGAGAAGACCCAGCAGGTGATCCCAGTGAGAAAGGCCATCCGTCACCCAGACTATAACCCTAAGAACTTCTCCAATGACATCATGTTACTGCAG CTGGAGAGAAAGGCCAAGCTGACTAAGGCTGTGAAGACCCTCGGCCTGCCCAGGGCCAAGGCCCAGGTGAAGCCGGGACAGATGTGCAGTGTGGCCGGCTGGGGGCAAGTGGCGAGGGGCATTCAAACCTCCACCCTGCAGGAGGCAAAGCTGAGGGTGCAGGACGATGTGACGTGCGAATTCCCCTTCCCCAGCGGCTATTACCACCGGGCCTCCCAGATCTGTGTGGGGAACCCGAGGGACATGAAGACCAGCTTCAAG GGCGACTCCGGCGGGCCCCTCGTGTGCAAAAATGTGGTCCAGGGTATTTTCTCCTATGGAAAAATGGATGGGACCCCTCCCGGAGTCTTTACCAAGGTTTCACACTTCCTGCCctggataaagaaaacaatgaagcCCCTCTAA
- the LOC125136117 gene encoding granzyme H-like isoform X1: MQPVLLSLAFLLSPGLGRLLGCISCNSMLPTPASALCSSINFTLGAHNIKKLERTQQGQDYFPRRRGSVPGRPLSAWELRIMTAHQRSPLRAGLRCRKAETQDSSINVTLGAHNIKKPEKTQQVIPVRKAIRHPDYNPKNFSNDIMLLQLERKAKLTKAVKTLGLPRAKAQVKPGQMCSVAGWGQVARGIQTSTLQEAKLRVQDDVTCEFPFPSGYYHRASQICVGNPRDMKTSFKGDSGGPLVCKNVVQGIFSYGKMDGTPPGVFTKVSHFLPWIKKTMKPL, encoded by the exons ATGCAGCCAGTCCTGCTCTCATTGGCCTTTCTTCTGTCCCCCGGGCTGGGACGG CTCCTGGGCTGTATCTCCTGCAACTCCATGCTCCCCACACCCGCCTCTGCTCTCTGCAGCTCAATCAACTTCACCCTGGGGGCCCACAACATCAAGAAGCTGGAGAGAACACAGCAGGGTCAAGATTATTTTCCACGTAGGAG GGGATCAGTGCCAGGAAGGCCCCTGAGTGCCTGGGAACTCAGGATCATGACGGCTCATCAGAGGAGCCCTCTGAGAGCAGGACTAAGGTGCCGTAAAGCTGAGACACAGGACAG CTCAATCAACGTCACCCTGGGGGCCCACAACATCAAGAAGCCAGAGAAGACCCAGCAGGTGATCCCAGTGAGAAAGGCCATCCGTCACCCAGACTATAACCCTAAGAACTTCTCCAATGACATCATGTTACTGCAG CTGGAGAGAAAGGCCAAGCTGACTAAGGCTGTGAAGACCCTCGGCCTGCCCAGGGCCAAGGCCCAGGTGAAGCCGGGACAGATGTGCAGTGTGGCCGGCTGGGGGCAAGTGGCGAGGGGCATTCAAACCTCCACCCTGCAGGAGGCAAAGCTGAGGGTGCAGGACGATGTGACGTGCGAATTCCCCTTCCCCAGCGGCTATTACCACCGGGCCTCCCAGATCTGTGTGGGGAACCCGAGGGACATGAAGACCAGCTTCAAG GGCGACTCCGGCGGGCCCCTCGTGTGCAAAAATGTGGTCCAGGGTATTTTCTCCTATGGAAAAATGGATGGGACCCCTCCCGGAGTCTTTACCAAGGTTTCACACTTCCTGCCctggataaagaaaacaatgaagcCCCTCTAA